Genomic window (Methanomicrobia archaeon):
CTCGTGAAGGCACCGGAGGCGCAGCGGACGTACGAACGCGCGTTCTTCTTCGCCTCGTCGCCCGATGAGTTCTACCGGAACTCGCAGGAGATGATCCGTGCCGGCAAGATAACGGAAGCGGGGCTGAAGAAGGCGGTGATCGAGGAATTTGTCATGGGCGCGCAGTCGAACTTCAATTACTTCTATTCGGTATTAGACGACCGGCTCGAGCTGCTGGGTACCGATACGCGACGGCAGACGAACCTGGACGGCATTCTGCGGCTGCCGGCCTCGCAGCAGCTCGAAGCGCTCAAGTATCTGGACGTCAAGGCCATCGAAGCCGGGCACATCGCCTGCACGGTCAAGGAATCGCTTTTGGAGCAGATCTTCGAGCTGGGTGAGCGGTTCGTGCGCGTGGCAAAGCATGAGTATCCACCGGGTATCATCGGCCCGTTCGCCCTGCAGGGCACCTTTACGCCCGGGCCACCGCAGGAGACCGCGGTCATCTTTGACATCTCCCTGCGGGTGCAGGGCTCGCCCGGAACACGATTCACGCCCTATTCGGGCTATCTGTACGGTGAATCGCTCTCCGTGGGCAAGCGAGTCGCGCTGGAGCTCAAGAGGGCCGTCGAATCGGATCGCCTGGCAGAGACGGTGACGTAATCCATCTATCTAATCTAATGAATCGGCACGAGCGAGAGATGATCACACCAGGAGAGATTCAACGTGTTCTGGCAGGCTATGCACGAGCTGAGCTGACGGTCGCCACGGTGGGGAGCCATACCGCGCTCCAGATCCTCAAAGGAGCACGAGACGAAGGCTTCAGGAATCTCGCGGTCTGCCGGCGCGGCACCGAGCAGGTCTACCAGCAGTTCGGCGTGGCGGACGAGATCCTCTCTGTGGCGCGGTACCAGGACCTTATGGAACCGTCATTTCAGCAGCAGCTCGTCGCCCGAAACGCTATTCTCATTCCGCACGGGTCCTTTGTCGAATACCTCTCGCCACGGCGTATCGAGAACGAGCTCGCGGTGCCCCAGTTCGGCAACCGCGCGGTTCTGGAATGGGAATCTGATCGTGTAAAGGAGCGAGCGTGGCTGCGCAAAGCGGGTCTGACATTACCGCAGGAATTCAGGAGCCCGGAAGATATAGACCGGCTGGTGCTCGTGAAATTCCCCGGCGCGAAGGGCGGCCGCGGCTATTTCATGGCGAGCAGCGCGACTGAGTTCGAGCATAAGCTCGAAAACCTGAACCTGAGCGACAAAGCGCAGTACACGATCCAGGAATTTGTGATCGGCACACGGTTCTATCCCCATTATTTCTACTCGCCGTTGCAGGACCGTTTGGAGCTGCTCAGCATGGATATACGGTACGAGACCACGATTGACGGGCTCGCACGGGTCGGCGCGCTCGTGCAGGATCACCTGCCGGAGCCCTCGTTCGTCGTTACCGGTAATCTCCCGGTCGTTGCGCGCGAGTCGCTGCTCCCGGCGATTTTGAAGCTGGGTCATGACGTTGTTAGCGCCTCGCAGGAACTCTTCAGCCCGGGCCTGATCGGTCCGTTCTGTATCGAGACGATCTGCACCGCTGAGCTGGAGTTCGTTGCGTTCGAGATCTCAGCCCGCATCGTCGCGGGCACCAACCTGTACATCAACGGCTCGCCCTACTCGCACCTCCTTTACGATGAGCCCATGAGCACGGGCAGACGCATCGCCCGTGAGCTCAAGGATGCTGTTGAGCGCGATGCGCTCGACCGCGTTGTTTACTGAGCCGTTTCGGCGCTGC
Coding sequences:
- a CDS encoding formate--phosphoribosylaminoimidazolecarboxamide ligase family protein, whose protein sequence is MITEDEIVAVLSEYTPNELTIGILGSHSALDICRGAKDLGFKTLVVCQKGRERTYDRYFRTQGALGVVDETIILDTFAEITAERVQRQMRAKNVIFIPHRSFEVYVGFDRIEDDFLLPLFGSRRMLRAEERDADRNQYYLMEKGGIPYPRVYKRPEEIDRLVLVKAPEAQRTYERAFFFASSPDEFYRNSQEMIRAGKITEAGLKKAVIEEFVMGAQSNFNYFYSVLDDRLELLGTDTRRQTNLDGILRLPASQQLEALKYLDVKAIEAGHIACTVKESLLEQIFELGERFVRVAKHEYPPGIIGPFALQGTFTPGPPQETAVIFDISLRVQGSPGTRFTPYSGYLYGESLSVGKRVALELKRAVESDRLAETVT
- a CDS encoding formate--phosphoribosylaminoimidazolecarboxamide ligase, translated to MITPGEIQRVLAGYARAELTVATVGSHTALQILKGARDEGFRNLAVCRRGTEQVYQQFGVADEILSVARYQDLMEPSFQQQLVARNAILIPHGSFVEYLSPRRIENELAVPQFGNRAVLEWESDRVKERAWLRKAGLTLPQEFRSPEDIDRLVLVKFPGAKGGRGYFMASSATEFEHKLENLNLSDKAQYTIQEFVIGTRFYPHYFYSPLQDRLELLSMDIRYETTIDGLARVGALVQDHLPEPSFVVTGNLPVVARESLLPAILKLGHDVVSASQELFSPGLIGPFCIETICTAELEFVAFEISARIVAGTNLYINGSPYSHLLYDEPMSTGRRIARELKDAVERDALDRVVY